AATACTTTGGTTTCAAATACAAGAAACTGCaggaagaaaaatggaaaaagcCGATTCACCCTTAACATGGAGACATGGGAACAAAAATTCATACTTAAAGTTGGTCACTTTCATGAGCAAATATATCCTCCATCTGAAGAAACAGTGATCTCCGCTGATTTGTAAGGTCAGACACTAGATTTGTTGAACTTTTGGAGCTCCCTTGACCATGATGAATGTCACTCTGCTTTCCTCTCCCCATCTTTGAAACCAAGAtgcttgtttctttctttcttcttttcaccaCTAAAATGAATGACAAAGAAGATAGGTCATAGCgacaaatcaaaataattactaCTGTGTTGATCATCTGCGAAACAATCATAAATGGAATCTGtgaaattaaattttctttaCAAGCTTACCAGATATGCGACCTTTGATGTCCTGATAACGGAGGTCCGACCAGATATAAGCAGCTAATAATACAACAGCAAAAGAACCAAACCAGTCAAATAGATGAACATCACAGATAAACTCTTTTTAGTCATATTATCAGTCAAGTAGATCATAAAAATAAATGGGAGATCTAATCACCTTTCAAACAGAATGAACATGCTTTCAGCAAATCATCCGCTGCCTCCAAATTTACACAAGCATTGCCCCTTAGGCCTGTGCACTTTTCTAATTCAAATGATTTAGAATCCTGTGCATTTTGCAACCTTGACCACTCAACAGATCCATATTTGTTTGCAGCAAATCTACCAAAACCAATATCCTTATTTTCACTAtcaaaaacttgactaactaaTCCCTTAAGACCTGGATTGCTCCCTATAACCTCTTTATCATCTCCATCTTGAGAATTTCCTTCAGAACACGTGGGCAATGTGCCCCTAGAAATACAGCTGTCCCTTGAAGCATCATAACTCCCaaacaacttttggtcactgaatcCCCTATTATAGATGAATTGTCAGCAGCATCAACCAAACCAGCTACCTCCTTAACTTTTGGTGCATTATTCGCTGTAACAGAAGAAGCATTCTCTTGCGAGATTCCAAATGCACCGCTAGCTGCAAATGAATCCTTGTGCACTGACGAACCATTCTCTTTAGCATCCACTAATGACTAAACTTTCCACTTTTCTTTGACCCAATTCTGTAATCCCAAACATATTTGCTTCCTAAAATGCTTATCTGCGTCTTCAGTATTTCCTCCAGGTTTAAGCCCTAAACCTCCAGAGACCAGCTAAAAGCCCCTTTTCCCTACCGTATTGGTCACATCCCCCAACACAGCTCTCTCTTTACTGACCTCATCCGTCAAATTATCTCCACTCATCGTGAATTAATGAATACCAAACAGACCCACAACAAATTTCAACTCCTTATCTACAAATATCAAAAAACCCACTTTCGTTCAATTTTCTCAATATCAATGCAACATACACTAGTCTGGAATCCACAACTCAACctgcaattttctttttttaaaaaaaaccctgAATTTCGTCTAAAAAACTTTATTTCCAATGTAGATCGACGTAGTTAAAGAATGTTGCAAAACGTAATACGACGTAAAATTGGAGAAAGGGAAGGAAAGGTGGAAGGAACATAAACCCTAGAACCGGAAGAATCTGAATGTGTATATAAATCAACAGTGTCACAGCACAGCGGAAAGATGAAAACTTTGATCATAATAACATGAATAATATTGAGATACTGACCTCGAAGagaagattttgaattttgtggAGGGAAAACCATAACAAGATGAGACGAACGAAGCAGCGACCTAAACCCGCATTTTGAATATTTGGATTTCAGTGAGCGCGGCTGAGGTGTGGGCGGGCTTGAGCTCTTCAAAGACCATGAGTGGATCCTTGCGAGGCCCATTCCGGCCACTCGTCAACCTTGGAGTTCGGGACATGATGCAGTCTATAAGCAATGATGAATAAAAGAGTGTGATTCACTGAACTGGTACAGGGAGAGAAGATCAATCTGCTACTTCGTGTTCCCACATGAAGACTGTGATTCAAAGCTCAAACCacaagcctttttttttttttgattgaaggGGAACGGGAGGGGGTTGGACTCGAACCCACACACAAGGTGGGGCGTCCTGTACATGCAAACCAAGTTGCCGTTCTACTACCGGCTTGGTTGCAACTACAAGCCTTTCAGTTGCAGAGATTTCCGAGCACAAGTTCAACAAGACACAAGTTCCTGGGCTTGAAAGGAAAGGCATATTTAATTaagaattaaataataattaaaacaggaaattaattgatgattgaatttgatACTCATTTGATAtctctgatttttattttatttattttttgataagtgttaatttgataattaattGTAAACAACACTGTTTTTTACATGTTAAAATacacaaataaataaacaacatTATTTGTTTGCGCATGATATAATcgataaaaattaaacataaaatatattgaaagtgTTATAAAAGATATTAAAATGAAAGGTCAACATGTTGATTGATCGGATTTGCTCCCAATTTGATCGAATAATGGTCCATAAAAATTAATGATCTaattgttacatttgaaatgtGAGGGACTGAATTATTACACAATTCATTTGTGAGGAATCGAAAGTATCATTTATCCTGTAAAACGAttcattttattgtattttatgtAAAATGACGAAAATAAGGTCAGTGCCTGATCCGATCCGATCCCCCTACTTTTGCGTCAAAACTAATCCCCAACCCCCGATGTTGGAAGGCGCGCCAAATTAACTGCCAAAACGTAATCCAATTGTTATCCGCCAGGTGGATTGACACGTCACTCCCCCTTCAATATAAAGAAAGAAGACACGCAAACTATTCCATGCCTTCTCTGACCTTCCTATATCAATTACTTTCATTTCCTTTCGAATCCACTCTCTACTGCCGGCGAAAATGCAATTGGAGAGACCTAATCGGACGGCCGACGATGAATCCAGTTCCATCGCTTGGCGGATCGAACGTCTGTCCTCACATCTGACACCTGTTCCCCGCCCCTTTTGTGACGGTGATCAGTTGGAGTTGCTTACCTGCGCCAAGGCGGCGAAGCTGGAGGTGGACCGGGCGCAGCTGTCACTTTACATGCGAGGGAAGTACAGGGATATACAGGAGAGGATTTTCAGTTTCTTCGATTCGAGGCCTGACTTGCAGACTCCATTGGAGATCTCCAAGGATCAACACAGGGAGCTCTGTATGAGGCAGCTTCTCGCTTTAGTTAAAGAGGCTCGGATTAAGCCGTTTAAGTATGTTGTGGAGGATCCCGCCAAGTACTTCGCCATTGCAGAGGCGGTCGGGAGTGTAGACATATCCCTAGCGATCAAGCTGGGAGTGCAGTACAGGTGATTGAATCTTTGATTGATTGCGACGGTTGCTTAATTTAGGGTTTTCCCGTCCGTCAGGAGTTAGAATGTCGCATTAATACTTGTCTTTCCTTCTTTTGACTACTCTAGACTTCTTTAGGTTTTTCCGCGATTTATTGCAATTGTGGTCTAATCATTCATGGAGttgatttttttcctctttttttttttcctgtacaGTTTATGGGGAGGATCTGTGCTAAACTTGGGAACCAAAAAACATTGGGATAAGTACTTTGATGGCATTGATAATTTGGATTATCCAGGTTGTTTTGCAATGACTGAGCTGCATCATGGTATGTTGTTCTCCTGGTCTTTGGTTCATTTGGCTATGAGCAATTCAGAACCTTTTTTTATTGAAGATTCCATTAAATCACAAAGTTTTGTAGTATTTGTGTCTGAAATATGTCTTAAGGAAATTATTGAACACGTAAATCTTCAGAAAGTTATCCGATATATAACCTGAAGACTTGTTGCATGGTAGTTTGGTATGTGAGAGTCGATATCATTGTTTTATGTGCCTGAGAGTACACCCGTGCCCACGTTTATGCAATCATTAGGATCAGTACTCAGTAGCCCCTATGGTGAGATTTGTGATAGGGATTTATCATTTGCCTTCACCATCAAATTCCTATGTTCATGTAGTTTCTCTATTGACCTTATCATAGGTTCATATTTCagtttttttgtgtaataactCATCCCAAAACTTTTTTGAgcctttcttttcattttttggcaGTATACGTGGACTGCATATCTAAACTAAACTCTTAATCTTTTGGTACTTGGAAGGCTCTAATGTTCAAGGTCTCCAGACGGTTGCAACATTCGATCCCATCAAGGACGAGTTCATAATCAACACCCCTAATGATGGAGCTATCAAATGGTGGATTGGCAATGCTGCAGTTCATGGGAAGTTTGCCACGGTTTTTGCTAGGCTAATATTGCCAACTCATGACACAAAAGGGATTGCAGATATGGGTGTTCATGCCTTCATTGTTCCAATAAGAGATATGAAGACCCACCAGACACTTCCCGGAATTGAAATACAGGATTGCGGTCACAAGATTGGCATTAATGGGGTAGATAATGGAGCCCTGCGATTTAACTCTGTAAGAATTCCCCGAGATAATCTTCTTAATCGATTTGGAGATGTTTCTCGCGATGGGAAATACTCAAGTAGCCTCCCTACCATAAGCAAAAGATTTGCTGCTACACTTGGGGAACTTGTGGGTGGGCGGGTTGGCCTTGCATATTCTTCTGTTGCTGTCCTGAAAATTGCTGGCACAATCGCCATCCGCTATTCGTTACTGCGACAGCAATTTGGTCCACCCAAGCAACCTGAAATTAGTATTCTTGATTATCAGTCTCAACAGCACAAGCTCATGCCAATGCTGGCATCAACTTATGCATTTCATTTTGCCACTTCGCATTTGGTGGAGAAATATTCAGAGATGAAGAAGACCCATGATGAACAATTAGTTGGGGATGTTCATACTCTTTCTGCTGGCCTAAAGGCTTATGTGACATCTTACACTGCTAAGTCATTGAGTATTTGCAGGGAAGCCTGCGGAGGCCATGGATACGCTGCTGTCAATCGCTTTGGTACCTTGAGAAATGATCATGACATTTTCCAGACATTTGAGGGGGACAACACTGTGCTTCTACAACAGGTTACAAGCAATTCATTCTGCATGCCTTTCTCGTGAATTTTAGCACATAAAAATCTAGATATTTCTCTAAAAGCATAAACATTCCTAAAACAATTTCCAGTCCCATGGTTTTGTTGGAGGATGCATGGTAGAAAGTGCCACATGATAGATCTGAATTAGAAGTGAACCCTTCTTTTGGCATAGTGCCAATATGTATGAGTAGTGAACTGGACTTCTAAAATTCTTTTAAAGCTGGTTAATAATATATTGAGCCGACACCATGTAGTGCTGGAGCTTTCTGGTTCTGTCTAGTTTACGAACTAAATTATCTAGCTATTATTTTAACAACTATGTTTTGGTAATATCAGGACAACGCGACTGATGGTGTGGCGGGTCCTTTCGCTCAGCACATGTTTTGAGGAGTGCATATAAAAGATCATTTCCATGCCATTTCattgccattgaatccaagttTTTCTCTTGCTGGCTAGAAAACAGATCCCGTGTTTTCTTTTTGGAGTTATGGTGGGGGTAGTTAGAAATTATCATCATCTAGTGTGATAAGAGTAAACAGGAACTCAAATGGTTGCATTATTATGCTATGAACTACAGCTCGAAGAAATTTTTTCTCGTTACGTCATTGCTCTTGTGTATTTCTACTGCCATTCCGTTTAAATGAAATATGAAATGGAGAGGTTATTCAGGGGTTTCCTTGCCAGTAGTATATATTTAATTTGGTATCACGATGTGTGATTCTTCTTTCTCTAGGCAAGCTAAATTTCAGCTTTTTTACTTGTAA
The window above is part of the Tripterygium wilfordii isolate XIE 37 chromosome 3, ASM1340144v1, whole genome shotgun sequence genome. Proteins encoded here:
- the LOC119992919 gene encoding uncharacterized protein LOC119992919, translating into MSGDNLTDEVSKERAVLGDVTNTLAVHLESRKRMLLLLQRIMHQKLRRGFSDQKLFGSYDASRDSCISRGTLPTCSEGNSQDGDDKEVIGSNPGLKGLVSQVFDSENKDIGFGRFAANKYGSVEWSRLQNAQDSKSFELEKCTGLRGNACVNLEAADDLLKACSFCLKAAYIWSDLRYQDIKGRISVVKRRKKETSILVSKMGRGKQSDIHHGQGSSKSSTNLVSDLTNQRRSLFLYLKPKYCGENSRNLFCVLLTTCGQSKMFERHQRFRFHELFYLVYNLKCDEYFLSFLQHANFNMLKDKRENCKMDLETATSIPPERL
- the LOC119995287 gene encoding acyl-coenzyme A oxidase, peroxisomal; this encodes MQLERPNRTADDESSSIAWRIERLSSHLTPVPRPFCDGDQLELLTCAKAAKLEVDRAQLSLYMRGKYRDIQERIFSFFDSRPDLQTPLEISKDQHRELCMRQLLALVKEARIKPFKYVVEDPAKYFAIAEAVGSVDISLAIKLGVQYSLWGGSVLNLGTKKHWDKYFDGIDNLDYPGCFAMTELHHGSNVQGLQTVATFDPIKDEFIINTPNDGAIKWWIGNAAVHGKFATVFARLILPTHDTKGIADMGVHAFIVPIRDMKTHQTLPGIEIQDCGHKIGINGVDNGALRFNSVRIPRDNLLNRFGDVSRDGKYSSSLPTISKRFAATLGELVGGRVGLAYSSVAVLKIAGTIAIRYSLLRQQFGPPKQPEISILDYQSQQHKLMPMLASTYAFHFATSHLVEKYSEMKKTHDEQLVGDVHTLSAGLKAYVTSYTAKSLSICREACGGHGYAAVNRFGTLRNDHDIFQTFEGDNTVLLQQVAGYLLKQYQEKFRGGTLAVTWNYLRVSMNTYLSQPNPVTARWDGKDHLRDPKFQLDAFRYRTSRLLQSLAVRLRKHSKTLGAFGAWNRCLNHVITLAESHVESVILAKFIEAVQNCPDASSKAALKLACDLYALDRIWNDIGTYRNVDYVAPNKAKSIHKLAEYLSYQVRNIARELVDAFDLPDHVTRAPIAMQSEAYTQYTQFVGFIPTEN